Genomic segment of Gallus gallus isolate bGalGal1 chromosome 28, bGalGal1.mat.broiler.GRCg7b, whole genome shotgun sequence:
CCACACATACAGCTGCACACACCCTAATAACaacttttaaaatggaaaaaacacGTCATTCTCCTGGGACAAACCGCCTCCCATTAGGGCAGAGACTAACTACCCCAGGCGGGATGCTCCCCGACTCTTCCATCAGCACCTGTAACCGCTGAGAGCGGACACGGCGGGACTGCCCCACAGCTCGGTACGCAGCGCCGACGGGCCCGGGGCCGGCAGCAAACAGCGAGTGGGAAGGAGAAGCGGCGGCCGCAGGGCAGCGAGGCCGGGAGAACCCCACCGTGTCGGGCCCCTCGGAGCCCAGCGCACGCCCGACGCCCTCAGCAGCTCTCCCACAGCCGCGGAGCCGCAGCGCGCCCTCACCTTCCCCTTCAGGTCCAGCACGTAGACGGCGCTGGCCGACATCGCGCCGCCCGGGTCCACCGCGCCCGATCACAGCCACAACAACTTCCGCTTCCGCCCGGCAGTTCCGGCGGGAATCGGCTGCATGAGGCCCGGCCGCGCGGAGGGGTACGGGCAGTGATCCGCCGGCAGCGGAAGATCACTTTATCGCACGTATGCAGAAGTTAAGTAGTCCGCGGCCGGCTGAGGTCCGCAGGGAAGAGTTAGGGAGCTTTAGGAGGGGCCCCGGGGCGGATCAGCGGTAGCAGAGGGAAAACGCTTGGGTTGAAGAAGTGTGTGAGGGTTTGGGATGTGATTCACATCACCTCCGGGTGAGAGCTGTAAATGCTGGCATACAGACTGCGAGCAGCACACTGCCCCCCACTGCACAGGTAAGGGAGCACCAAAACAATGGGTAAAATCAGCTTTTTAATAAGTTACATCAAAGATACAAGGACTTTAGCATACAGCAGACACCACTCCCCCAACTCTGAACGATTTTAGATAGACATTACACAGTTCTGCAATCTATGAGAGCAGCTGATACAATGTGATGCTGCCGCAGACTCTCCTGCTTCTAATGAGAACTGCTGGCATAGCTCAAATAAAGGAACATTTTCCTGTTGTCTCGCAGCAATTGGGTTTGGCCTCAGCATGGCTTTGAGCACTGAAAAACACCCCTCTGCACCTCCATAAGTCAAGAGTCAGAAACAGACTCTGATGAGtattttgaaactgaaatacGACAGTATAAGGTGATAAATGTTCCGAAGATGTATTAAATATTCAGTATCAAGAACACAGAGATTTACACGGCAGCCCTGTTCGATGCAAGCAGAACTCCAGATCCAAGGCCTCGAAATGCCATCTGTTCACTTGGTCCAGCTGACTTTGGGAATGTCGTAATGCTCCGTCAGGGTGTCCAAGTGCCTGTTGAAGTCCTGCAGGAGAGAGAAGGCACAGAGCGCTCAGAATGGGGGCGTTCATCCACGCGTAGCCCTCCTCACAGCGCCCGCACTTCCCCACGCGGCTCCGCCTGCCCAGCCGATCAACATCGGGTAGTTCGGCTCACCTCAACTCTCTGCTTGTGTGTTTTCGAGGCCTTCTTCAGGATCCTCTCCATTTGCTGGAAGGAGACACAAGAGCACTGTTATCGGCGCGGGGTTCCGAgcccgccccgcggccccaTGCGGTCAGGCCCGGGCAGGGCCGCCCTACCCGCTTCTCCTGCATCTTCTCGTAGGCCACTTGTGCCGGGGTCCGCTTATCCAGGCCGCgcttcttctcctcttcctgcttCTTGCTGCTCACGATCTGCTCCAGGATCTGGGCCTTCTCCTTcgctttcttcttcttcctgcGGACAGACGCCGGTCAGCGCCCAGCTCCCGGCCCCGGCTCAGCTCCCGgttcccccccgccccgccgctcacCGCTTGCCGGCCCCCaaccccgcgccgccgccctTCAGCCGCAGCGGCCCGCGCTGCACCGCCTCG
This window contains:
- the FAM32A gene encoding protein FAM32A; this encodes MADYEAVQRGPLRLKGGGAGLGAGKRKKKKAKEKAQILEQIVSSKKQEEEKKRGLDKRTPAQVAYEKMQEKRQMERILKKASKTHKQRVEDFNRHLDTLTEHYDIPKVSWTK